One Triticum dicoccoides isolate Atlit2015 ecotype Zavitan chromosome 4B, WEW_v2.0, whole genome shotgun sequence genomic window carries:
- the LOC119291070 gene encoding protein GID8 homolog yields MFLSRIVLRDLDSIDSPASMATSKKVVTRDEWERKLRDVKIRKEDMNRLVMNFLVTEGFVDAADKFRVESGTQPDIDLATITDRMEVKKAVQSGNVQEAIEKINDLNPTILDTNPELYFHLQQQKLIELIRMGKINEALEFAQEELAPRGEENQAFLEEIEKTVALLVFEDVKNCPYGELLDVSQRLKTASEVNAAILTSQSHEKDPKLPSLLKMLIWTQNQLNEKAAYPRINNLSTAALEDPAI; encoded by the exons ATGTTCCTCTCCCGCATCGTCCTGCGCGACCTGGACTCCATCGACTCCCCCGCCTCCATGGCGACCTCCAAGAAGGTGGTGACGCGCGACGAGTGGGAGCGCAAGCTCCGCGACGTTAAGATCCGCAAGGAGGACATGAACCGCCTCGTCATGAACTTCCTCGTCACCGAGGGCTTCGTCGACGCCGCCGACAAGTTCCGCGTCGAGTCCGGCACCCAAC CGGACATCGACCTGGCCACCATCACGGATCGGATGGAGGTCAAAAAAGCGGTTCAGTCAGGGAATGTTCAGGAGGCAATCGAGAAGATCAACGATCTCAACCCCACG ATTCTGGATACAAATCCTGAATTATACTTCCATCTACAGCAGCAAAAGTTAATAGAGTTGATTCGTATGGGGAAAATAAACGAAGCTTTGGAGTTTGCTCAAGAAGAACTTGCACCAAGAGGCGAAGAAAAT CAAGCATTTCTCGAGGAAATAGAGAAAACTGTGGCACTGTTGGTTTTTGAAGATGTAAAAAACTGCCCATATGGTGAACTGTTGGACGTTTCTCAGCGCTTAAAGACGGCAAGTGAAGTTAATGCTGCCATTCTCACAAGCCAAAGTCACGAGAAAG ATCCAAAGCTCCCCagtctgttgaagatgttgatttgGACTCAAAACCAGCTGAACGAAAAGGCAGCATACCCCCGAATCAATAACCTGTCCACCGCCGCACTGGAAGATCCAGCTATATGA
- the LOC119291069 gene encoding pentatricopeptide repeat-containing protein At4g37170-like: MRTKPPTFSVTTASQLHDAIDRLLPLLRADPAHAPAARALAAAAASLQPSTLLSNRLLHLLSSHPASLPDALSLFSSIPSPDRCSYNTLIAALSRLPRHLASARALFDRMPHRDHFSWSAIVSAYSRHGRPLDALALYRRMQEEPGNAGADNQFTVSSALAAATAARCARAGRELHCHVARRGIGVGDAVMWSALVDMYAKCGRLDDARRVFDAMPVRDVVSWTAMVERYFDAGRAGEGFRLFLQMLRTGGVRPNEFTYAGVLRACAELAVESLGRQVHGRMSKSSIGDSCFAESALLHMYSKCGDMASVVRVFEGMAKADLVSWTAMISGYAQNGQPEEALRYFDMFLRSGIRPDHVTFVGVLSACAHAGLVDKGLEVFHLIEDKYGIAHTADHYACVIDLLSRSGQFERAEEMINKMAVKPNKFLWASLLGGCRIHKNVHLARRAAEALFEIEPENPATYVTLANIYASVGLFDEVEGVRKIMETKSITKMPASSWIEVGRRVHVFLVGDKSHPRTEEIYALLKKLYGKMREEGYVADTGFVLHDVEDEQKEHDIGYHSERLAVAFGIIATPEGSPIKIFKNLRICGDCHTAIKLISQIAQREIIVRDSNIFHHFKNGVCSCRDYW; the protein is encoded by the coding sequence ATGAGGACCAAGCCCCCGACCTTCTCGGTCACCACCGCGTCGCAGCTCCACGACGCCATCGACCGCCTCCTCCCGCTGCTCCGCGCCGACCCCGCCCACGCCCCGGCCGCGCGCGCGCTGGccgcggccgccgcctcgctccagCCCTCCACGCTGCTTTCCaaccgcctcctccacctcctctcctCCCACCCGGCCTCTCTCCCCGACGCCCTCTCCCTCTTCTCCTCCATCCCGAGCCCCGACCGCTGCTCCTACAACACCCTCATCGCCGCGCTCTCCCGCTTGCCGCGCCACCTCGCCTCCGCGCGCGCGCTGTTCGACCGAATGCCCCACAGGGACCACTTCTCCTGGTCCGCCATCGTCTCCGCCTACTCCCGCCACGGCCGGCCCCTCGACGCGCTCGCGCTCTACCGCCGGATGCAGGAGGAGCCTGGGAACGCCGGCGCCGACAACCAGTTCACTGTGTCCAGCGcgctcgccgcggccacagccgccCGGTGCGCCCGCGCGGGCAGGGAGCTGCACTGCCACGTGGCCAGGAGAGGGATCGGCGTGGGCGATGCCGTCATGTGGAGCGCGCTCGTGGACATGTACGCCAAGTGCGGCCGGTTGGACGACGCCAGGAGGGTGTTCGACGCGATGCCGGTCCGGGACGTTGTCTCCTGGACGGCGATGGTGGAGAGGTACTTTGACGCTGGGCGCGCCGGGGAAGGATTCAGGCTGTTCCTCCAGATGCTGAGAACcggaggtgttcgaccgaatgagttCACCTACGCGGGGGTTCTGCGTGCTTGTGCAGAGCTCGCCGTCGAGAGCCTCGGGAGGCAGGTGCATGGTCGAATGTCAAAGAGCAGCATCGGAGACTCGTGCTTTGCAGAGAGTGCGCTCCTGCACATGTACTCCAAGTGCGGGGACATGGCCAGTGTGGTGCGTGTATTCGAGGGGATGGCAAAGGCAGACCTGGTGTCGTGGACAGCGATGATCTCTGGCTATGCGCAGAATGGTCAGCCAGAGGAGGCGTTGCGCTACTTCGACatgttcttaaggtcaggaatcagGCCTGATCATGTCACGTTTGTTGGTGTTCTCTCTGCTTGTGCTCATGCTGGTCTGGTCGACAAAGGTCTGGAGGTCTTCCATTTGATAGAGGATAAGTATGGCATTGCGCACACCGCTGATCATTATGCTTGTGTGATCGATCTCCTCAGCCGATCAGGCCAGTTTGAACGGGCAGAGGAGATGATCAACAAGATGGCTGTCAAGCCTAACAAGTTCCTGTGGGCATCCTTGCTTGGTGGCTGCCGGATTCATAAGAATGTGCACTTAGCTAGGCGGGCAGCGGAAGCGTTGTTCGAAATAGAACCTGAAAATCCTGCGACGTATGTTACTCTAGCTAATATTTATGCATCGGTCGGTCTGTTTGATGAAGTTGAGGGTGTAAGAAAGATCATGGAGACAAAGAGCATAACGAAAATGCCAGCCTCAAGTTGGATTGAAGTTGGAAGAAGGGTGCATGTATTTCTGGTTGGTGATAAGTCGCATCCTCGAACTGAAGAAATATATGCGCTTCTGAAGAAGCTGTATGGGAAAATGAGGGAAGAAGGGTATGTAGCGGACACCGGATTTGTTCTCCATGATGTCGAAGATGAGCAAAAGGAGCATGACATTGGCTACCACAGCGAACGACTTGCTGTTGCATTTGGGATCATTGCTACCCCCGAGGGTTCCCCGATCAAGATTTTCAAGAATCTGCGGATCTGTGGGGACTGTCACACTGCTATTAAGCTCATATCACAGATTGCTCAGAGAGAGATCATCGTAAGGGACTCGAATATATTTCATCACTTCAAGAACGGGGTTTGTTCTTGCAGAGACTATTGGTAA